In a single window of the Shumkonia mesophila genome:
- a CDS encoding TRAP transporter large permease yields the protein MAAETFSLLMFGSACIFLLAGFPVAFTLAGNALLFAGIGMLVADFDATFLSAYPQRIFGIMTNDVLIAVPLFIVMGVMLERSKVAEELLDTMAMLFGRLRGGLGISVSVVGALMAASTGIVGATVVTMGLLALPTMLRRGYDPALACGSICAAGTLGQIIPPSIVLVLLGDVISAAYQTAQLNQGIFAPESVSVADLFAGGLIPGLLLVGVYILYQILMAWLRPETSPAVPRDEGGPVGGAFVVMVLNALIPPIVLIVAVLGSILGGIATPTEAAAVGAVGSLLLAGQRLNSGRGAAVLVGAFSLIGVLVLTSFVDLRLARDTIPVAGLAGIAVAALLCAGVVWGTTVALMRAHESGILGDVARSTARITSMVFVIVIGAQLFSLVFRGFGGDDVVHELLSGLPGGAFGAMVVVMTMMFFLGFFLDFIEITFVVVPIVAPVLLTMGLDPVWLGIMMALNLQTSFLTPPFGFSLFYLRGVAPASVTTMHIYKGVIPFVLMQIVCLGLVAWFPALATWLPKVVFG from the coding sequence ATGGCCGCCGAGACCTTTTCGCTGCTGATGTTCGGTTCGGCCTGCATCTTCCTGCTGGCCGGCTTCCCGGTCGCCTTCACGCTGGCCGGCAACGCCCTGCTGTTCGCCGGCATCGGCATGCTGGTCGCCGATTTCGACGCCACCTTCCTCAGCGCCTACCCGCAGCGCATCTTCGGCATCATGACCAACGACGTGCTGATTGCCGTGCCGCTGTTCATCGTCATGGGGGTCATGCTGGAGCGTTCCAAGGTGGCCGAGGAGCTCTTGGACACCATGGCCATGCTGTTCGGCCGCCTGCGCGGCGGCCTCGGCATTTCGGTCTCGGTGGTGGGCGCCCTGATGGCTGCCTCCACCGGCATCGTCGGGGCCACCGTCGTCACCATGGGCCTGCTGGCGCTGCCCACCATGCTGCGCCGCGGCTATGACCCCGCGCTGGCCTGCGGCTCCATCTGCGCGGCGGGCACCCTGGGCCAGATCATCCCGCCCTCCATCGTTCTGGTATTGCTGGGCGACGTGATTTCGGCGGCCTACCAGACGGCCCAGCTCAACCAGGGCATCTTCGCCCCCGAATCGGTCTCGGTGGCCGATCTTTTCGCCGGCGGCCTGATCCCGGGCCTTCTCCTCGTCGGCGTCTACATCCTCTACCAGATCCTCATGGCCTGGCTGCGCCCCGAAACCTCGCCGGCGGTGCCGCGCGACGAGGGCGGTCCCGTGGGTGGCGCCTTCGTGGTCATGGTGCTCAACGCCCTGATTCCCCCCATCGTGCTGATCGTCGCCGTCCTGGGCTCGATCCTGGGCGGCATCGCGACCCCGACCGAAGCCGCCGCCGTCGGCGCCGTCGGTTCGCTGCTGCTGGCCGGCCAGCGGCTGAACAGCGGCCGCGGGGCGGCCGTCCTCGTCGGCGCCTTCAGCCTGATCGGCGTCCTGGTGCTGACCTCCTTCGTCGATCTCCGCCTGGCCCGCGACACCATCCCCGTCGCCGGTCTGGCCGGCATCGCGGTGGCGGCACTTTTGTGCGCCGGCGTCGTCTGGGGCACGACGGTCGCCCTGATGCGGGCGCACGAAAGCGGCATCCTCGGCGACGTCGCCCGCTCGACGGCCCGCATCACCTCGATGGTCTTCGTCATCGTCATCGGCGCCCAGCTGTTCTCGCTGGTCTTCCGCGGCTTCGGCGGCGACGACGTGGTTCACGAACTGCTGAGCGGCCTGCCCGGCGGCGCCTTCGGTGCCATGGTCGTGGTCATGACGATGATGTTCTTCCTGGGCTTCTTCCTCGATTTCATCGAGATCACCTTCGTGGTGGTGCCGATCGTCGCCCCGGTGCTGCTGACCATGGGACTCGACCCGGTATGGCTGGGCATCATGATGGCCCTCAACCTGCAAACGTCGTTCCTGACGCCGCCCTTCGGCTTCTCGCTGTTCTACCTGCGCGGCGTGGCGCCGGCCTCGGTGACGACCATGCACATCTACAAGGGCGTCATCCCCTTCGTTCTCATGCAGATCGTCTGCCTGGGCCTGGTGGCCTGGTTCCCGGCATTGGCGACCTGGCTGCCGAAGGTCGTGTTCGGTTGA
- the hemB gene encoding porphobilinogen synthase, translated as MSDGQSVARGRFPATRMRRNRRAPWARRLVAENSLSVADLIWPVFVVEGKGQRQPVPSMPGVDRLSIDQLVEEVGRAKALGIPAIAVFPYVEAALKTPDAREAVNPDNLVCRAARAVKAAHPDIGVICDAALDPFNADGHDGIVRDGVILNDETLEVLCRQSVVQAEAGCDVIAPSDMMDGRIGAIRKALDDAGRTDVLIMSYAAKYASAFYGPFRDAIGSKGALKGDKKTYQMDPANSDEALREVAMDIDEGADMVMVKPGLPYLDVVRRVKDAFGMPTFVYNVSGEYAMLKAAAGQGWLDNDRVVLETLLAFKRAGADGILTYLAVEAAELLART; from the coding sequence ATGTCGGATGGACAATCGGTAGCCCGGGGGCGTTTCCCGGCAACCCGTATGCGCCGCAACCGTCGCGCCCCGTGGGCGCGGCGGTTGGTGGCTGAAAATTCGCTTTCCGTTGCCGACCTCATCTGGCCGGTCTTTGTCGTCGAGGGCAAGGGCCAGCGCCAGCCGGTGCCGTCGATGCCGGGCGTCGACCGGCTGTCGATCGACCAGTTGGTCGAGGAGGTCGGACGGGCCAAGGCATTGGGCATCCCGGCCATCGCCGTGTTTCCCTATGTCGAGGCGGCCCTCAAGACCCCCGACGCCCGCGAGGCGGTCAATCCCGACAACCTGGTCTGCCGGGCGGCGCGTGCCGTCAAGGCGGCGCACCCCGACATCGGCGTCATTTGCGACGCCGCGCTGGACCCCTTCAACGCCGACGGCCACGACGGCATCGTCAGGGACGGCGTCATCCTCAACGACGAGACGCTCGAAGTGCTGTGCCGCCAATCGGTGGTGCAGGCCGAGGCCGGCTGCGACGTCATCGCGCCATCCGACATGATGGACGGCCGCATCGGCGCCATCCGCAAGGCCCTCGACGACGCCGGCCGGACCGACGTCCTGATCATGAGCTACGCGGCAAAATATGCCTCGGCCTTCTACGGTCCGTTCCGCGACGCCATCGGCTCGAAGGGTGCGCTCAAGGGCGACAAAAAGACCTACCAGATGGACCCCGCCAACTCCGACGAGGCGCTGCGCGAGGTCGCCATGGACATCGACGAGGGCGCCGACATGGTCATGGTCAAGCCCGGCCTGCCCTATCTCGACGTCGTACGCCGGGTCAAGGACGCCTTCGGCATGCCGACTTTCGTCTATAACGTCAGCGGCGAATACGCCATGCTCAAGGCGGCGGCCGGCCAGGGCTGGCTCGACAACGACAGGGTCGTGCTGGAAACCCTGCTCGCCTTCAAACGGGCCGGGGCCGACGGCATCCTCACCTACCTGGCTGTGGAAGCGGCGGAGTTGCTGGCCCGCACCTGA
- a CDS encoding flavin reductase family protein, which yields MPRIEIVDVTDRDFRDALSRFASGVTVVTGVRPDGGLAGVTASAFTSVSLRPPLIAICLDKATTCIEAFTRGSHFAIHVLGERQKALSVHFARRSLDKFRTIDYRLSRQGCPLLEGGLTIIECSRAAVHDAGDHFLILGKVETLNTAANGVPLLHFRGDYYGLAEKV from the coding sequence ATGCCAAGGATCGAAATCGTGGATGTGACGGACAGGGATTTTCGCGACGCGCTGAGCCGGTTCGCCAGCGGTGTGACGGTGGTGACCGGGGTGCGGCCGGACGGTGGCCTTGCCGGCGTGACCGCCAGCGCCTTCACCTCGGTATCGCTGCGACCACCCCTGATCGCCATTTGCCTCGACAAGGCGACGACCTGTATCGAGGCGTTCACGCGCGGTTCGCATTTTGCGATTCACGTGCTTGGCGAGAGGCAGAAAGCGCTGTCCGTCCATTTCGCCCGGCGTTCGCTGGACAAGTTCCGGACCATCGACTATCGGCTGAGCCGGCAGGGCTGCCCGCTGCTGGAGGGGGGCCTCACGATCATCGAGTGTTCGCGGGCCGCCGTCCACGATGCCGGCGACCATTTCCTGATCCTGGGGAAGGTAGAAACGCTGAATACGGCGGCGAACGGCGTGCCGCTCCTGCACTTCCGGGGCGACTACTACGGCTTGGCCGAAAAGGTGTGA
- the motA gene encoding flagellar motor stator protein MotA, producing the protein MFFIIGFVVVVGSVIGGYVGGDGHLSVLWMPFEFLIIFGAGFGAFLIANPKNVLSGAAKSMGALLRGSKYNKASYLELLGVLYALFRLAKTKGDLALENHVERPEESPLFQAFPRFSKEHHALVFLCDYLRLLTLGTSNSHEMEAVMDEELETHHKEMHAISNAVAVLGDALPALGIVAAVLGVIHTMGSITEPPEVLGHLIGGALVGTFSGILMSYGLVSPMSRSLEQTFDAESQYLHCIKVGLIAHMQGYAPQVSIEFSRKILLSHVRPTFAEVEEMLQNLPTYS; encoded by the coding sequence ATGTTTTTCATCATCGGATTTGTGGTCGTCGTCGGCAGCGTCATCGGAGGGTATGTCGGGGGCGACGGCCACCTCAGCGTTCTGTGGATGCCCTTCGAATTCCTGATCATTTTCGGCGCCGGCTTCGGCGCCTTCCTCATCGCCAATCCGAAAAACGTTCTCTCCGGCGCTGCGAAATCCATGGGCGCCCTGCTGCGCGGGTCCAAATACAACAAGGCCAGCTATCTCGAACTGCTGGGCGTGCTTTACGCGCTCTTCCGCCTGGCCAAGACGAAGGGCGACCTGGCGCTTGAAAATCATGTGGAGCGGCCCGAGGAAAGCCCTCTGTTCCAGGCCTTCCCCCGTTTCTCCAAGGAACATCACGCGCTGGTCTTCCTGTGCGACTACCTTCGCCTTCTCACCCTGGGAACCAGCAATTCCCACGAGATGGAAGCCGTGATGGACGAGGAACTGGAGACCCACCACAAGGAAATGCACGCCATCTCCAACGCGGTCGCCGTGCTGGGCGACGCCCTGCCGGCGCTCGGCATCGTCGCCGCCGTTCTCGGGGTCATCCACACCATGGGGTCGATCACCGAACCGCCGGAGGTCCTGGGCCATCTGATCGGCGGCGCCCTGGTCGGCACGTTCAGCGGCATTCTGATGTCCTATGGCCTGGTCTCGCCGATGAGCCGCTCGCTCGAGCAGACCTTCGATGCCGAATCCCAATACCTGCATTGCATCAAGGTCGGCCTGATCGCCCACATGCAGGGATACGCCCCCCAGGTTTCCATCGAGTTCAGTCGGAAGATCCTGCTTTCCCACGTCCGGCCGACGTTCGCCGAAGTGGAAGAGATGCTCCAGAACCTTCCCACCTACTCGTAA
- a CDS encoding DUF6314 family protein: MARRFPIAGLHAYLAGPWRVQRFIGDRRRDDRGSFVGDALFDREGQGLRYREQGILRLSGFQGEASRAYVYAFPAAAVANVHFEDGRFFHTLDLSSGGWSVEHRCGDDLYRGDFAVSGEDRWGVVWQVDGPRKALILDAEYRRVRA, translated from the coding sequence GTGGCTCGGCGGTTTCCGATCGCCGGCCTGCACGCCTATCTGGCCGGCCCGTGGCGGGTTCAGCGGTTCATCGGCGATCGGCGTCGCGACGACCGCGGGTCCTTCGTCGGAGACGCCCTTTTCGACCGAGAAGGACAGGGCCTCCGCTATCGTGAGCAAGGCATCCTGCGGCTGAGCGGCTTCCAAGGGGAGGCGAGCCGCGCCTACGTGTACGCGTTCCCCGCAGCGGCCGTCGCCAACGTCCATTTCGAAGACGGCCGGTTTTTTCACACCCTCGATCTTTCCAGCGGCGGGTGGTCGGTCGAGCATCGATGCGGCGACGATCTCTACCGGGGAGATTTCGCGGTCAGCGGCGAAGACCGGTGGGGCGTGGTCTGGCAGGTAGACGGCCCGCGCAAGGCATTGATCCTCGATGCCGAGTACCGGCGAGTACGAGCGTAG
- a CDS encoding TRAP transporter substrate-binding protein yields the protein MERRKFLATAAAGAAGAAMAASFPAPGLAQGKRNLRMVMTWPKNSPALGTGAERLAKRIQELSEGKLTVKLYAGGELVPPLEVFDAVSSGAADCYHSASYYFQGKSKALNFFTTVPFGLTASEMAAWLYYGGGQELWDELAGQFNLKPFPVGNTGVQMGGWFAKEINTLDDLKGLKYRMPGLGGEVFRRLGVAVSNLPPQEILPALQSGAIDGTEWVGPYIDLAFGFHKVAKYYYHPGIHEPGSNLDFSVNLDVWKSLTPTQQEIIRTATAAETQLMIAEFDARNSDALDTLVNKHGVQLRQFSDDIVNAIGTAAGQVMAEMAAADDITKRVYASYIDFRKKAMRWSRYGEKAFLDARMLPFKYGD from the coding sequence ATGGAACGACGCAAATTCCTGGCCACGGCGGCGGCCGGCGCCGCCGGCGCGGCAATGGCCGCATCCTTTCCGGCGCCCGGGCTCGCCCAGGGCAAGCGCAACCTCAGGATGGTGATGACGTGGCCGAAAAACTCGCCCGCGTTGGGCACCGGTGCCGAGCGGCTGGCCAAGCGCATCCAGGAACTCAGCGAGGGCAAGCTGACCGTGAAGCTCTACGCCGGCGGCGAACTGGTGCCGCCGCTCGAGGTGTTCGACGCCGTCTCCAGCGGCGCCGCCGACTGCTATCATTCGGCGTCCTACTACTTCCAGGGCAAGTCAAAAGCCCTCAATTTCTTCACCACGGTGCCGTTCGGCCTGACCGCGTCCGAGATGGCCGCGTGGCTGTACTACGGCGGCGGCCAGGAACTGTGGGACGAACTGGCCGGCCAGTTCAACCTGAAGCCCTTCCCGGTCGGCAACACCGGCGTCCAGATGGGCGGCTGGTTCGCCAAGGAGATCAACACGCTGGACGACCTCAAGGGCCTGAAGTACCGGATGCCCGGCCTGGGCGGCGAGGTCTTCCGGCGCTTGGGCGTCGCCGTCAGCAACCTGCCGCCCCAGGAAATCCTGCCGGCGTTGCAGTCGGGCGCCATCGACGGCACCGAATGGGTCGGTCCCTACATCGATCTCGCCTTCGGCTTCCATAAGGTGGCCAAGTACTACTACCACCCCGGCATCCACGAGCCGGGCTCGAACCTCGACTTTTCGGTCAACCTGGATGTCTGGAAAAGCCTGACGCCGACCCAGCAGGAAATCATTCGCACCGCCACCGCCGCCGAAACCCAGTTGATGATCGCCGAATTCGATGCCCGCAACTCCGACGCGCTCGACACCCTGGTCAACAAGCACGGCGTCCAGCTTCGCCAGTTCTCCGACGACATCGTCAACGCCATCGGCACCGCCGCCGGGCAGGTGATGGCCGAGATGGCGGCCGCGGACGACATCACCAAAAGGGTCTACGCCAGCTATATCGACTTCCGCAAAAAGGCGATGCGCTGGTCGCGCTATGGCGAGAAGGCGTTCCTCGACGCCCGAATGCTGCCGTTCAAGTACGGCGACTGA
- a CDS encoding TRAP transporter small permease subunit produces the protein MRLLAALARSIDAFNRAMGRTVSWIVVPMVLIQVAIVLMRYVFGIGSIMLQESVIYMHAVLFMATVGYTLLHDEHVRIDIFYRETSPRRKALVDLVGTLIFLIPVCALIWWVSLPYVRASWRVLEGSKETSGIPGVFLLKSLLLLFTVLLAAQGVSMAIRSVATLAGLPWPAPRPTDDRL, from the coding sequence GTGCGGTTGCTGGCGGCGCTGGCGCGAAGTATCGACGCGTTCAACAGAGCGATGGGACGGACGGTTTCGTGGATCGTCGTGCCGATGGTGCTGATCCAGGTGGCCATCGTGCTGATGCGCTATGTCTTCGGGATCGGCTCGATCATGCTGCAGGAATCGGTGATCTATATGCACGCCGTCCTGTTCATGGCGACCGTCGGCTATACGCTGCTGCACGACGAGCACGTGCGCATCGACATCTTCTACCGCGAGACATCGCCGCGCCGGAAGGCCCTGGTCGATCTGGTCGGCACCCTTATCTTTCTGATCCCCGTTTGCGCCCTCATCTGGTGGGTGTCCCTGCCCTACGTCAGGGCCTCGTGGCGGGTGCTGGAAGGGTCCAAGGAAACCAGCGGCATTCCGGGTGTGTTCCTGCTCAAGAGCCTGCTTTTGCTATTCACCGTCCTGCTGGCCGCGCAGGGCGTCTCGATGGCCATCCGCTCGGTCGCCACCCTGGCCGGCCTGCCATGGCCGGCACCCCGCCCGACGGACGACCGGTTATGA
- a CDS encoding biotin transporter BioY: MRGPTTVQPTLISAVWSAAGAGWLRAAILAVVGSLLLTASAKILVPFWPVPMTMQTFAVLVIGMAYGPRLGVATVALYLAQGALGLPVFAGTPEKGIGLAYMVGPTGGYLVGYLLAATACGYLAERGWDRGLFTTAAALVIGNVILFLPGVLWLGVLFGWSKPILAWGLTPFLLGEATKMALAAVVIPLAWKAVRSRRH; encoded by the coding sequence ATGCGTGGTCCGACGACCGTTCAACCGACCCTGATTTCCGCCGTATGGTCCGCCGCCGGGGCCGGCTGGCTGCGCGCCGCCATTCTCGCCGTCGTCGGCAGCCTGTTGCTGACCGCCTCGGCCAAGATCCTGGTGCCGTTCTGGCCGGTTCCCATGACCATGCAGACCTTTGCCGTGCTCGTCATCGGCATGGCCTATGGGCCGCGCCTCGGGGTGGCGACCGTGGCGCTTTATCTGGCCCAAGGGGCGCTAGGCCTGCCGGTCTTTGCCGGCACCCCGGAAAAGGGCATTGGGCTCGCCTACATGGTGGGACCGACCGGGGGATATCTGGTCGGCTATCTGCTGGCGGCGACGGCCTGTGGCTATCTGGCCGAACGGGGCTGGGATCGCGGCCTTTTCACCACCGCCGCGGCCTTGGTCATTGGCAACGTCATTCTTTTCCTTCCGGGCGTGCTGTGGCTGGGCGTCCTGTTCGGCTGGAGCAAGCCGATCCTGGCGTGGGGGCTGACGCCCTTCCTCCTTGGCGAGGCCACGAAGATGGCTCTGGCGGCCGTGGTCATCCCGTTGGCCTGGAAAGCGGTGCGGAGCCGCCGCCACTAG
- a CDS encoding DUF6898 family protein, whose amino-acid sequence MAEQGRVRLQQVLFEFVRVGQVVKVNAIDPESGIEVSMVGDAKAGADTLKRLAMRKLEYVIAKRLAERGGGKDSR is encoded by the coding sequence ATGGCGGAGCAGGGACGGGTCAGACTGCAGCAGGTCCTCTTCGAGTTCGTTCGAGTGGGCCAGGTCGTCAAGGTCAACGCCATCGATCCGGAGAGTGGCATCGAGGTCTCCATGGTCGGCGACGCCAAGGCCGGCGCCGACACGTTGAAGCGCCTGGCGATGCGCAAGCTGGAATACGTCATCGCCAAGCGTCTGGCCGAGAGGGGAGGGGGAAAGGACAGCCGTTGA
- a CDS encoding arginyltransferase, protein MKHDSFLGTRFFFATGLMPCPYLPGRLERRIVTELAGRDATALHDQLSLAGFRRSHDIAYAPACPNCNECKAVRVVAGDYRPNRSMRRVLNANADLGARDVKPIATDEQFALFAAYQATRHADGEMARMDAADYRALVEDSPVDTRLVEFRNAGNTLFGCCLIDRLGDGLSAVYSFFDPLLDRRSLGSLMILWTIRETRSLGLPYTYLGFWVAGSSKMSYKARFQPLEVYTPVGWQLLPKEPPASAAGA, encoded by the coding sequence ATGAAGCACGACTCGTTTCTCGGAACCCGGTTCTTCTTCGCCACGGGGCTGATGCCGTGTCCCTACCTGCCGGGTCGTCTGGAACGGCGGATCGTCACCGAATTGGCGGGCCGCGATGCCACCGCCCTCCATGATCAGTTGTCGCTGGCCGGCTTCCGCCGCAGCCACGACATCGCCTACGCGCCGGCCTGCCCGAACTGCAACGAATGCAAGGCCGTCCGGGTGGTCGCCGGCGACTACCGGCCCAACCGCTCGATGCGCCGGGTGCTCAACGCCAATGCCGATCTCGGCGCCCGCGACGTCAAGCCGATCGCCACCGACGAACAGTTCGCGCTGTTCGCCGCCTATCAGGCCACCCGCCACGCCGATGGCGAAATGGCGCGGATGGACGCCGCCGACTACCGCGCCCTGGTCGAAGACAGCCCGGTCGACACCCGCCTCGTCGAATTCCGCAACGCCGGCAATACCCTTTTCGGCTGCTGCCTGATCGACCGGCTGGGCGATGGCCTGTCCGCCGTCTACAGTTTCTTCGACCCCCTCCTCGATCGGCGAAGCCTGGGCTCGCTGATGATTCTGTGGACCATCCGGGAAACCCGATCTTTGGGCCTTCCCTACACCTATCTCGGCTTCTGGGTCGCGGGATCGTCGAAGATGTCCTACAAGGCGCGCTTCCAGCCCCTGGAAGTCTACACCCCCGTCGGATGGCAACTCCTGCCGAAGGAGCCGCCGGCATCGGCCGCCGGCGCCTGA
- the motB gene encoding flagellar motor protein MotB: MTVKTGSVIIKKVKKGGHAAAHGGAWKVAYADFVTAMMAFFLLLWLLSAVSQEQLEGISNYFAPQAASATTSGSGQVLGGQSIAEPGALGNPIKTPPLVAMDLPTPSAGQGSTDAAKPNDEAMDAETAEEVVKRKEEEQFEQAEETLRQAIQGIPSLKELSESLVVDDTAEGMRIQIVDQEGLAMFPRGTAEMYDHTQKMLALVAKVIEKMPQKIAIAGHTDSTKFRGEAGYSNWELSADRANASRRALIDMGVPEGRISRVVGKAAEEPLVKGDPANPRNRRITIVLMRGTGDGQAANLP, translated from the coding sequence ATGACCGTCAAAACCGGCTCGGTCATCATCAAGAAGGTCAAGAAAGGCGGGCACGCCGCCGCCCATGGCGGCGCCTGGAAGGTGGCCTACGCCGACTTCGTGACGGCAATGATGGCGTTCTTCCTGCTGCTGTGGCTGCTGAGCGCGGTGTCGCAGGAGCAACTGGAAGGGATCTCCAACTATTTCGCCCCGCAGGCTGCCTCGGCGACGACCAGCGGCAGCGGCCAGGTATTGGGCGGCCAGAGCATCGCCGAGCCCGGGGCGCTGGGCAACCCGATCAAAACGCCGCCGCTCGTCGCCATGGACCTGCCCACCCCCAGCGCCGGCCAGGGCAGCACCGACGCCGCCAAGCCGAACGACGAAGCCATGGACGCCGAAACCGCCGAAGAGGTGGTAAAGCGCAAGGAGGAAGAGCAGTTCGAGCAGGCGGAGGAAACCCTGCGCCAGGCCATCCAGGGCATTCCCTCGCTCAAGGAACTTTCCGAAAGCCTGGTGGTTGACGATACCGCCGAAGGCATGCGAATTCAGATCGTCGATCAGGAAGGTCTGGCCATGTTTCCGCGCGGCACCGCCGAGATGTATGACCATACCCAAAAGATGCTGGCGCTGGTGGCCAAGGTGATCGAGAAGATGCCGCAGAAGATCGCCATCGCCGGCCATACGGATTCGACCAAGTTCCGGGGCGAGGCCGGCTATTCGAACTGGGAGCTGTCGGCCGACCGCGCCAACGCCAGCCGCCGCGCCCTGATCGACATGGGAGTGCCGGAAGGACGCATTTCGCGGGTCGTCGGCAAGGCCGCCGAGGAACCGCTGGTCAAGGGCGACCCCGCCAACCCGCGCAACCGCCGCATCACCATCGTCCTGATGCGCGGCACCGGAGACGGACAGGCTGCCAATCTGCCGTAG
- a CDS encoding O-acetylhomoserine aminocarboxypropyltransferase/cysteine synthase family protein translates to MTIETQHPETLVLHAGFRCDEATKAVAVPIYQTTSYQFDSTEHAENLFALKERGNIYTRIMNPTLDVLATRVAALEGGVAALAVASGQAASTLAVLNLCRAGDNFVSSTDLYGGTWNLFNNTLRDLGIEVRFVDPSDPENFRRATDAKTRCYYAETLPNPKLHVFPIKEVADIGRALGVPLIMDNTACPIICRPLDHGAAVVVYSTTKYIGGHGTSIGGLIVDGGNFDWAAHKERFPTLNEPDPSYHGAVWTEAVKPMGPVAYIVRTRAVLLRDLGAAMSPFNGFQFIQGLETLPLRMRAHCENAAKVADFLKTHAKVTHVIFPGLQSGEVKRRADAYLKRGYGALVGFELKGGRDAGRRFIDALKMFYHVANIGDARSLAIHPATTTHSQLSEKEQTATGVSPGYVRLSIGIEHIDDILADLRQALESA, encoded by the coding sequence ATGACCATCGAAACGCAGCATCCCGAGACTCTGGTTCTGCACGCCGGCTTCCGTTGCGACGAGGCGACGAAGGCGGTGGCGGTGCCGATCTACCAGACGACGTCGTATCAGTTCGACAGCACCGAGCATGCCGAGAACCTGTTCGCGCTGAAGGAACGCGGCAACATCTATACCCGCATCATGAACCCCACCCTCGACGTGCTGGCAACGCGCGTCGCGGCACTGGAAGGCGGCGTGGCGGCGCTCGCCGTCGCCTCGGGCCAGGCGGCTTCCACCTTGGCGGTGCTCAACCTGTGCCGGGCCGGCGACAATTTCGTCAGTTCGACAGATCTCTACGGCGGCACCTGGAACCTGTTCAACAATACGCTGCGCGACCTCGGCATCGAGGTTCGCTTCGTCGATCCCTCGGACCCCGAGAACTTCCGGCGCGCCACCGACGCCAAGACCCGCTGCTATTACGCCGAGACGCTGCCCAATCCGAAACTCCACGTCTTCCCTATCAAGGAAGTGGCCGACATTGGACGTGCGCTCGGCGTGCCGCTGATCATGGACAATACCGCCTGCCCGATCATCTGCCGGCCGCTCGACCATGGCGCCGCCGTGGTGGTGTATTCGACCACCAAGTACATCGGCGGCCACGGCACCTCGATCGGCGGCCTGATCGTCGACGGCGGCAACTTCGACTGGGCGGCGCACAAGGAACGCTTCCCCACCTTGAACGAGCCCGACCCCAGCTATCACGGCGCGGTGTGGACCGAGGCGGTCAAGCCGATGGGTCCGGTCGCCTATATCGTCCGCACCCGGGCCGTTCTGCTGCGCGATCTCGGTGCCGCGATGAGCCCGTTCAACGGCTTCCAGTTCATCCAGGGGCTGGAAACCCTGCCGCTGCGCATGCGCGCCCATTGCGAGAACGCCGCCAAGGTGGCCGATTTCCTCAAGACCCACGCCAAGGTGACGCATGTCATCTTCCCCGGCCTGCAAAGCGGCGAGGTTAAGCGGCGGGCCGATGCCTATCTCAAACGCGGCTATGGTGCCCTGGTCGGCTTCGAGCTTAAGGGCGGCCGCGACGCCGGGCGGCGTTTCATCGACGCCTTGAAGATGTTCTATCACGTCGCCAACATCGGCGACGCCCGCAGCCTGGCGATCCATCCGGCTACCACCACCCACTCCCAGCTCTCCGAAAAGGAGCAGACGGCAACCGGCGTGTCGCCCGGCTACGTAAGATTGTCTATTGGCATCGAGCATATTGACGATATTCTGGCCGACCTCAGGCAGGCATTGGAGTCGGCTTAA